A genomic stretch from Flavobacterium humidisoli includes:
- a CDS encoding prolyl oligopeptidase family serine peptidase, which yields MKNKLAFIFLLFSIVVFGQSETTGKINTVIMSKYELGYVLHHPANVKEKKPLIVFISGDGEKGTDLEKVKINGPLKYLKTHQLDAYVLAPQCKEDENWDIESIYQLIVKIQKENKIDSERIYVTGLSSGGWASWNLAFAHPDLFAANVPVAGFVDLIQLEKTCEIANIPTRIFHGLQDNVVNVNYAITIYNELKKCNGKDVKLTIFDDANHDSWTRVYDDKEIYDWMLQQRKTNTNK from the coding sequence ATGAAAAATAAGTTAGCATTTATATTTCTGTTGTTTTCGATAGTTGTTTTTGGGCAGAGTGAAACAACTGGAAAAATCAATACAGTTATAATGTCTAAATATGAACTGGGATATGTTTTACATCATCCAGCAAATGTTAAGGAGAAAAAGCCATTGATTGTTTTTATTTCGGGCGATGGAGAAAAGGGAACCGATTTGGAGAAAGTAAAAATTAATGGTCCTTTAAAATATTTAAAAACGCACCAATTGGACGCTTATGTTTTGGCTCCACAATGCAAAGAAGATGAAAATTGGGATATAGAATCGATTTATCAGCTGATTGTGAAAATTCAGAAAGAGAATAAAATCGATTCAGAAAGAATTTATGTTACTGGTTTGAGCTCAGGAGGTTGGGCTTCTTGGAATTTGGCTTTTGCACATCCAGATCTATTTGCCGCAAACGTACCTGTAGCTGGCTTTGTAGATTTGATTCAGTTAGAAAAAACTTGTGAAATAGCCAATATTCCAACCAGAATTTTTCATGGATTACAGGATAATGTGGTAAATGTAAATTATGCCATCACGATTTATAATGAATTGAAAAAATGTAATGGCAAAGATGTAAAGCTAACTATTTTTGATGATGCAAATCATGACAGCTGGACAAGAGTTTATGATGACAAAGAGATCTATGACTGGATGTTACAGCAAAGAAAAACGAATACAAACAAATAA